In the Populus trichocarpa isolate Nisqually-1 chromosome 1, P.trichocarpa_v4.1, whole genome shotgun sequence genome, one interval contains:
- the LOC7461691 gene encoding serine/threonine-protein kinase-like protein At3g51990 gives MGYLSCKADSAIAIISTTPSSQASSSPSTSRTKQEKPIKIRQFNYSDIEAATDGFSDQKLLGKGSHGCVYKAVLRGRHVAVKKPSKDLEIGQEVDNEIEILSKIHSPRFVNLLGFANDTKDRLLVVEFMSNGTLYDTLHSNSRPPNWGRRIRMALQIAKAVDTLHSQNPPVIHRDIKSANVLIDRNFNARLGDFGLALRCGVDDDYRLKSTPPAGTIGYLDPCYVTPDNLSTKTDVFSFGIFLLEIISGRKAIDVGHSPSSIVDWAIPLIKKGKLGAIYDPRTVPLKDPMIRKQLALIASKCVRSCRERRPSMKEVVDWLAALSKLVPLHSWNGFNNPCMMVETVGRPAELRNTQFGSRPQDDGEEILEGIYGKMGRKSVMDTRRVYSDLGFRSNLMELMAWTDAETDGLNLV, from the coding sequence ATGGGATACCTTTCTTGCAAGGCAGACTCAGCCATTGCCATAATCTCTACTACACCATCATCTCAAGCATCATCATCTCCTTCTACTTCTAGaaccaaacaagaaaaaccCATCAAGATCCGACAGTTTAACTACAGTGATATTGAAGCTGCCACCGATGGTTTCTCTGACCAGAAACTCCTAGGCAAAGGCAGCCATGGCTGTGTCTACAAGGCTGTTTTACGTGGCCGTCATGTTGCTGTCAAGAAACCCTCAAAGGATCTTGAAATTGGCCAAGAAGTAGATAACGAGATCGAGATCTTGTCCAAAATTCACAGCCCAAGATTTGTAAACTTATTAGGCTTTGCTAATGATACTAAGGATAGGTTGCTTGTTGTTGAGTTTATGAGTAATGGTACTCTTTATGATACTCTTCACTCAAATTCTAGACCACCCAATTGGGGTAGAAGAATTAGAATGGCTTTGCAAATAGCTAAGGCTGTTGATACATTACACTCACAAAACCCACCGGTAATTCATAGAGATATTAAGTCTGCAAATGTTTTGATTGACAGGAATTTCAATGCGAGATTGGGTGATTTTGGTTTAGCACTTAGGTGcggtgttgatgatgattataGACTAAAGTCAACCCCACCTGCTGGTACTATTGGCTATCTTGATCCATGTTATGTTACACCAGATAATTTGAGTACTAAAACTGATGTGTTTAGTTTTGGGATTTTTCTGTTGGAGATTATTAGCGGGAGGAAGGCTATTGATGTGGGGCATTCTCCTTCTTCTATTGTCGATTGGGCAATTCCACTCATTAAAAAGGGGAAACTTGGTGCTATTTATGATCCAAGAACTGTCCCGCTTAAGGATCCTATGATTAGGAAGCAGTTGGCTTTGATTGCTTCCAAATGTGTGAGGTCTTGTCGGGAGCGGAGACCTTCCATGAAGGAGGTGGTTGATTGGTTAGCTGCATTGAGTAAATTGGTTCCGCTTCATTCATGGAATGGGTTTAACAATCCATGCATGATGGTGGAGACAGTGGGGCGTCCAGCTGAACTAAGAAATACACAGTTTGGTTCCAGACCACAGGATGATGGAGAAGAGATTCTGGAAGGAATATATGGTAAAATGGGAAGGAAATCAGTGATGGATACACGGAGAGTGTATTCAGATTTGGGGTTTCGAAGCAATTTGATGGAACTCATGGCCTGGACAGATGCAGAGACTGATGGGTTGAATCTAGTTTGA
- the LOC7480058 gene encoding protein transport protein SEC31 homolog B has protein sequence MAAIKSVNRSASVALAPDSPYMAAGTMAGAVDLSFSSSANLEIFKLDFQSEDHDLPVVGECQSSERFNRLAWGRNGSGSNTYGLGLIAGGLVDGNIDILNPLSLIRSEASESALVGHLSRHKGPVRGLEFNSITPNLLASGADDGEICIWDLAAPAEPSHFPPLKGTGSASQGEISYVSWNCRVQHILASTSSNGITVVWDLKKQKPAISFGDSIRRRCSVLQWHPDVATQLVVASDEDGSPSLRLWDMRNIIEPVKEYVGHTKGVIGMSWCPNDSSYLLTCAKDNRTICWNTVTAEIVCELPAGTNWNFDVHWYPRMPGVISASSFDGKVGIYNIEGCSRYTAGDNDFGRAKLRAPKWCECPVGASFGFGGKLVSFRPKLHAAGASEVFLHNLVTEDSLVSRSSEFESAIQNGEKSLLKALCDKKSQESESEDDRETWGFLKVMFEEDGTARTRMLAHLGFSVPIEEKDAVQENGLNQEINAVRLDDTPTDKVGYENNKEATIFSADDGEDFFNNLPSPKADASLAPSGDNLDLGNSAPIAEEISQEPETLEESADPSFDDSIQCALVVGDYKGAVAQCISANKIADALVIAHAGGTSLWENTRDQYLKLSPSPYLKIVSAMVNNDLLTLVNTRPLKYWKETLALLCTFAPSEEWSMLCNSLASKLIAAGNTLAATLCYICAGNIDKTVEIWSRSLSTESEGKSYIDLLQDLMEKTIVLALASGQKQFSASLCKLVEKYAEILASQGLLTTALEYLKLLGSDDLSPELTIIRDRIALSMEPEKEAKTPAFENTQQQGGSFYGAQHPGFGVADAPHTYYQGAVTQQMNQSVPGSLYSENNQQPIDSSYGRGFGAPSPYQPSPPPPAYQPAPLPQMFVPTPTPQAPKTNFAPPPPHAAASQQPTRPFVPANVPMLRNAEQYQQPTLGSQLYPGTANPAYNPVQPPTGSQGPITAQTGAIPGHRMPQVVAPGPTPMGFRPVHSGVVQRPGIGSMQPPSPTQPASMQPAVVPAAPPPTVQTVDTSNVPAHHRPVITTLTRLFKETSEALGGARANPARKREIEDNSRKIGALFAKLNSGDISENASDKLFQLCQALDMNDFSTALQIQVLLTTSEWDECNFWLATLKRMIKTRQGAGVRSS, from the exons ATGGCGGCCATTAAGTCGGTGAATAGATCGGCGTCGGTGGCGTTAGCCCCGGACTCGCCTTACATGGCAGCGGGGACGATGGCGGGGGCGGTTGATCTGTCATTTAGCTCGTCTGCGAATCTTGAGATCTTTAAGCTTGATTTCCAATCGGAAGATCATGATCTCCCTGTTGTTGGTGAGTGTCAAAGTTCTGAGAGATTTAATCGTCTCGCATGGGGCAGGAATGGATCCGGCTCTAATACATATGGTCTTGGACTTATTGCTGGTGGCCTTGTTGATGGCAATATCGACATTTTGAATCCCTTGTCCCTGATCCg TTCTGAGGCAAGTGAAAGTGCTCTTGTTGGTCATCTATCACGTCACAAAGGGCCT GTTCGTGGCCTTGAATTTAATTCCATCACCCCTAACTTACTTGCATCTGGCGCTGATGATGGTGAAATCTGCATTTGGGATTTGGCTGCACCTGCAGAACCTTCTCATTTTCCACCTCTCAAG GGTACTGGTTCTGCCTCTCAAGGAGAGATTTCGTATGTTTCCTGGAATTGCAGAGTTCAACATATATTAGCATCCACTTCTTCCAATGGAATAACAG TGGTTTGGGACCTAAAGAAGCAGAAACCAGCAATTTC TTTTGGAGATTCAATTAGAAGGCGGTGCTCTGTTTTGCAGTGGCATCCCGATGTTGCCACTCAGCTTGTTGTTGCGTCGGATGAAGATGGGTCTCCTTCTCTTCGG CTTTGGGACATGCGAAACATAATTGAACCTGTGAAGGAGTATGTGGGACACACTAAAG GTGTAATAGGAATGTCATGGTGTCCCAATGACAGCTCATATTTGCTTACCTGCGCTAAAGATAATCGAACAATCTGCTGGAATACAGTAACTGCAGAG ATTGTCTGTGAATTGCCAGCTGGCACCAACTGGAACTTCGATGTTCATTGGTATCCCAGGATGCCTGGGGTTATATCAGCATCATCTTTTGATGGAAAAGTTGGCATTTACAACATTGAG GGTTGCAGTCGATATACTGCTGGGGACAACGACTTTGGAAGAG CAAAACTAAGAGCTCCAAAATGGTGTGAGTGTCCGGTTGGGGCTTCTTTTGGCTTTGGAGGAAAGCTTGTATCATTTCGCCCTAAGTTACATGCTGCTGGTGCTTCCGAG GTTTTTTTGCATAACTTAGTTACCGAAGACAGTTTGGTGAGTCGATCATCTGAATTTGAAAGTGCCATACAAAATGGGGAGAAGTCTTTGCTAAAGGCTTTATGtgataaaaaatctcaagagtCTGA ATCAGAGGATGATCGAGAAACTTGGGGTTTCTTAAAGGTGATGTTTGAAGAAGATGGAACAGCAAGGACTAGGATGCTTGCCCACCTTGGTTTTAGTGTACCCATTGAAGAAAAAGATGCTGTACAGGAGAATGGTCTCAACCAGGAAATAAATGCCGTTCGACTCGATGATACACCTACTGACAAAGTGGGATATGAGAATAATAAAGAGGCCACCATCTTCTCTGCTGATGATGGGGAAGACTTTTTTAACAACCTTCCAAGTCCTAAAGCTGATGCTTCTTTGGCGCCGTCTGGTGATAATCTTGATCTTGGGAATTCTGCTCCTATTGCGGAAGAAATATCACAAGAACCAGAGACATTGGAGGAGAGTGCTGACCCATCATTTGATGATAGTATACAATGTGCTTTGGTTGTGGGAGACTACAAAGGGGCTGTTGCACAGTGCATATCAGCAAATAAAATTGCTGATGCTTTAGTTATTGCTCATGCTGGTGGCACTTCATTATGGGAGAATACACGTGATCAATATCTTAAATTGAGTCCTTCACCTTACTTGAAG ATTGTTTCTGCAATGGTGAACAATGATCTTTTGACCCTTGTAAACACCAGGCCTCTCAAATACTGGAAAGAAACTCTTGCACTCCTTTGTACA TTCGCACCAAGTGAGGAATGGAGTATGCTATGCAATTCACTTGCTTCAAAATTAATAGCTGCTGGTAATACTTTGGCGGCAACTCTTTGTTATATATGTGCTGGCAATATTGACAAAACAGTTGAAATTTGGTCAAGGAGTCTGTCCACTGAGAGTGAAGGGAAATCGTACATTGATCTTCTTCAG GATTTGATGGAGAAGACCATCGTCCTTGCTCTGGCAAGTGGTCAAAAGCAATTTAGTGCCTCTTTGTGCAAGCTTGTTGAGAAGTATGCTGAAATTTTAGCCAGTCAGGGCCTCTTAACAACAGCACTAGAGTACTTGAAACTTTTGGGTTCTGATGATTTGTCTCCTGAGCTTACAATCATAAGAGACCGTATTGCTCTCTCCATGGAACCTG AGAAAGAAGCTAAGACTCCAGCTTTTGAGAACACCCAACAGCAAGGTGGATCATTTTATGGTGCCCAACATCCTGGTTTTGGTGTGGCTGATGCCCCTCATACTTATTATCAG gGAGCAGTTACTCAACAAATGAACCAGAGTGTTCCTGGGAGTCTATACAGTGAAAATAATCAGCAACCTATTGACTCGTCGTACGGAAGAGGATTTGGTGCTCCTTCTCCCTATCAGCCTTCACCACCGCCCCCGGCATATCAGCCTGCACCACTGCCCCAAATGTTTGTTCCAACTCCTACACCACAGGCACCTAAG acAAATTTTGCTCCACCTCCACCTCATGCTGCTGCCTCTCAACAGCCTACGAGGCCTTTTGTCCCTGCAAATGTTCCCATGCTAAGAAATGCAGAACAGTATCAGCAACCCACATTGGGCTCTCAGTTATATCCT GGGACTGCCAATCCTGCCTATAATCCTGTACAACCCCCAACTGGTTCACAAGGACCTATCACAGCTCAGACGGGTGCAATTCCTGGCCACAGAATGCCACAAGTTGTTGCTCCTGGCCCAACACCAATGGGATTTAGGCCTGTACATTCAGGGGTTGTTCAAAGACCTGGGATTGGTTCAATGCAACCGCCAAGTCCTACTCAGCCTGCATCAATGCAACCAGCTGTGGTTCCTGCTGCTCCACCGCCTACCGTGCAAACAGTCGACACCTCAAATGTTCCTG CTCACCATAGACCAGTCATTACAACATTGACAAGACTATTTAAAGAGACATCAGAAGCTTTGGGAGGTGCCCGTGCAAATCCAGCCAGGAAGCgtgaaattgaagataattcaAGGAAAATAGGTGCCTTGTTTGCTAAACTCAACAGTGGGGATATATCTGAAAATGCTTCTGATAAGCTTTTTCAGCTATGCCAGGCTTTGGACATGAATGATTTTAGCACAGCTCTGCAAATCCAG GTACTTCTTACCACAAGTGAGTGGGATGAATGTAACTTCTGGCTAGCAACGCTCAAAAGAATGATCAAGACAAGGCAGGGCGCTGGTGTGAGATCAagttaa